The segment GCCGATCAGCGACTTTGTCGGGTACCCCAACCCGAACAAGGATGCGACCGACAAGGTGAACCCAGCGATTCGCAACAACCCCAACCTGTACCCGACGGCAGAGGCAATGACCAAGCTGTACACCCTCAAGCCATTGGCGCGAGATGCGGAGCGTGCGCGGACCCGCGCATGGACCAGAATCAAGTCCGGGACCTGAGTCGCCTGCTTCGCGGGTAAACCCGCTCCCACAGGTACAGCGCTGACCTTAAGTGCTGTGCAGATCCTGTTGGAGCGGGTTTAACCGCGAAGTGGCCGCCAAGCCTTGCGCAGTTTCATCAAGGCATCGGCAATTTCCCCTTCCGGCACCGCTGCAAACCCCAGCACCAGCCCTGCCCGCTTATCCACAGGCACCTCGCTGTCCGCCAACCAGAAACTGCTCAGCGCCGTCACCTCTACGCCCACCGCTTCAGCCTTGGCTACCAGTTCCTGCTCACGCGCAAAGTTATCCACATCTACCTTCACATGCAGCCCGGCCGCCACTGCCGGCATGGCACCCAACCCGGGAATATCCATAGGCCAGCCGGCCTTGAGCACATTGCGCCGGCTCAACGCCGCCTTGCGCATGCGCCGGATATGCCGCTGAAAGTGCCCACGGGCCATGAACTCGGCCATCACGCATTGGCTGCTGACCTCAGAATGCCGCACCGCCAACGCCTTGCCCTGGCTGAACGCTTGGGCCAGCGGCGGCGGTAGCACCAGGTAACCCAGGCGCAGCGCCGGGAAGGCGATTTTGCCGAAGGTGCCGACATACAGCACCCGCCCGTGAAGGTCGAGCGCTGCAAGCGGGGCCAAGGGCGCGCCACGGTATCGGTACTCACCGTCATAGTCGTCCTCGATAATCCACGCGTCGTTACGCTCGGCCCAGGCCAGCAGTGACAGGCGACGCGCCAGGCTCATGGTCACCCCGGTCGGGTACTGATGAGCAGGCGTCACGTAGGCCAGCCGGCAATCCTCCAATTGCGCTAGCCGAGTGCAATCCATCCCCTCTTCATCCACCGGTACACCATGCACCCGGCCACCCGCCAGTGCGAAGGCATGACCGGCTGCCCGATAGCCCGGGTTTTCCACAGCCACACCGTCGCCTGGCTGCAACAGCAACTGTGCACAAAGGCTGATGGCCTGTTGTGCACCACTGGTGATCACAATTTGTTCAGCCATGCAACTCAGCCCACGCGAGCGTCGCAAGTAGGCAGCGATGAGTTCGCGCAGCATCGGCTCGCCCGCCGGATCGCCATAACCCAGTTGAGCGGGGCTCGGATGACGCCAGAAACCCGCCTGCAGCTTGG is part of the Pseudomonas parafulva genome and harbors:
- a CDS encoding PLP-dependent aminotransferase family protein, whose translation is MSDSPLVLPFDPSGIALDHRRGLSQQLYQALRARVLDGRLSSGTRLPATRELATMLGLSRNSVVRAYDQLYAEGYIESRVGDGTYVSRLPKLSTQVSTGLPHGLSTDLSTFPVNDTEDLSSNRRFSDALQRLKTNYLPPPRSGQPRAFRVGIPAFDLFPFGVWAKLQAGFWRHPSPAQLGYGDPAGEPMLRELIAAYLRRSRGLSCMAEQIVITSGAQQAISLCAQLLLQPGDGVAVENPGYRAAGHAFALAGGRVHGVPVDEEGMDCTRLAQLEDCRLAYVTPAHQYPTGVTMSLARRLSLLAWAERNDAWIIEDDYDGEYRYRGAPLAPLAALDLHGRVLYVGTFGKIAFPALRLGYLVLPPPLAQAFSQGKALAVRHSEVSSQCVMAEFMARGHFQRHIRRMRKAALSRRNVLKAGWPMDIPGLGAMPAVAAGLHVKVDVDNFAREQELVAKAEAVGVEVTALSSFWLADSEVPVDKRAGLVLGFAAVPEGEIADALMKLRKAWRPLRG